A stretch of DNA from Paenibacillus albus:
CATACCCTAGGGATCTTCTTAAGCGGAAAACCAGCTAATCTGGCTAAAGAGCGTACCCTGGGGATCTTCTTGTGCGGAATCTTAGACGAACATTGCGACTGTAGCTGCTCTCACACTACAAAGGGGGGATACCTCCCCCATGCCCCTACATATCTATGCCGATCCGCCATAAAATACGGCTTTGTTCCTTGGACGCTCGCCCACCTGCAGCTGTACGTTACGAATCGCAGTCAGAGGGATGATCTGTTCGTACATTTGAGTCTTGTATTTGACGAATTTCTCGTCAACTTCGGTTATCGTTCCTTTGGATACATTTTGGCCGCCGATAAAGAAGATGGTGACCTCTTTATTGATGAACTCATTAAGCATCTATTCGTTCACCTCCTTTAAACAAAGACATTATAACAGCAGCCTCTCACGCGATCCAAACGGATGGATTACACTCCTGTTTGCACGAACGCCCGCTACCACTCCCTACCCGCACACACAAAAACAGAGCACCCCACCGGGTGCCCTGAAATGCTATTCATCTATTCCACGCCTCACGCCAACCTTCACTTCCAAGCCAGCTCTGGCAGAATTCCCTTCTGCAGCTCGCACATTTCGTCAATCATTGCGCACGCCTGATAGTACGTCGGCGCTTGCGGATCGAGCAGGATCGCTTGCAGCAGCTTCGTCTTGGACTTCTCCAAGTAAGCTTCCAGCAGCAGCTTATGAATCATGCCTTGAATGTGAATCGTGCCGATTACAGCTGTCGGCAGCTCAATGCTCATCGGCTTCAGCTCGATGCCTTGGCCATTAACAACCGCTTGCGTCTCCACGACCATATCGTCCGGAAGGCCTTTGATCGCGCCTTTATTCGGCAGGTTCGCGGAGTTGATCTCGATCTCATCATCGAAGTAGATCGCCTCGATAATTGGAATGGCATACTCCTGGCTCGGACATACCTTCTCCTTGCTGAACTTGTACGCTTCCTCTGTCCACGACTCTTGCGTATTCACTTGATCAAACAACCCTTTATCGAGGCTATGCCCACCTGCGCAGTATACGAAATCAGGCGTTCTGGAGCCTTCCTTCCACAGCTGCTCGCGCATCGGATCGTAACGATATTGCAGCGACAAGCCTGCATAGAAGTCAGACGCGTACGACACGTACTCGCCGCAGTGGTTCGTGCCCGGATACGGATACATGCCATAGATTTGATACATCGTGCGGGACAGCCCGATATGATCCCATTCCGCGAGACGGTTCGCCTTGCGCTCTTTCTCGTTGAACAATGGATACAGGTCCTTGCCTGTCGCCTTGTCCCAAATCTTCGTGAAGAATCCAAAATGGTTCAAGCCGCCTGCCTCGAAGCCGATCTCTTCCTTCTTCATTTCGAGGAACTGGCTCACTTGGTCAACGCCCATATCAAGACCATGACACAGACCAACAATCTTAATTGTCGTAAGCTTCGAAATCGCCTCGACCAATTTGGCCTCAGGGTTCGTGTAGTTAAGGAACCAAGCGTTCGGACATACCTTCTCCATCATGCGTGCGATTTCCAGCATAGGACCAAGGTTGCGGAGCGTGTGGAACATCGAGCCCGGTCCGCCGTTCTCGCCGTAAATTTGCTTGCTGCCGTAGCGGCGCGGAACATGGAAGTCCTGCGACCAGTAGTGGTAACGATTCACTTCAATCGCCACAATGGCAAAATCCGCATTCGTCAGCGCTTCTTCCAGATTCGTCGTGTGCCAGATCTTGGCCGGATGCTCGAAGGAATCGAACATTTCTCTTGCGTATTTATAGGTGCGGGCTACATTGTCCGCGCTGATGTCCATCAGAGCAATATCGAGATCCACATTCGACTTGAGACGTTCCGACAATACGATATCATTCAATGCGCCGAGCGCGAACGAGACGCTACCCGCTCCGATAAGTGCGATTTTCATCTGTTTAGTCATAAATGATCCATCTCCTTTTATCTTGATCGTTTCGAAGCGATATAGGCAGCGCCAATGACGCCAGCATCCGAACCGAATATAGGTGCTGCAACTCGAATCCGGCCGCGCAAGTTCTCAAACACCTTGCCCTGCGTGCTTTCCACGACCCGCTCAATCAGCCACGGATTGTGCTCAATGACCGAGCCGCCGATGACGAACATGCCCGGATCAAGCGTCTGCATCAGAGAAGCAATCCCTCTGGAGAAATACTCAACCCACTGCGCGATAACTTCTTCCGCCTGCTTGTCCTTGCTTAGGTACTTGTCGAACAGCGTCTTCGCCGTAGCATCGCTGCCGTACAGCTTCTTGCTCTCAATCTCCAAGGCCGTGCCGCTGCATAGCGATTCGAGCGTTCCCGCGTATAGAGAATCATGCCCTTTATCCCGATCCGAGACGATCATGCTGCCGATCTCCCCAGCGTAACCATTGGCGCCATGAATGACCTCGCCGCGCACGACAATGCCGCTGCCGATGCCCGTGCTCACGGTGATATACATGGAGAGGACGCTGCCTTGCGAAGCTCCCCGCTCCCCCTCCAAGAGGGCTATCACATTAACATCGTTGTCCAAGTACAGCTCATGCTCCGGAAAATACGACCTTACCTCATCAACCGGTACGCCTTCCAAACAAGGCACGTTGCCCGCATCGACGATGAACTCCGTTCCCTCGCGCCAAGGCACGGGAACCGCCATACCGATCTTGCTCGCTTTGCGTTCGCTATCGACGATGCCGACCAAATGACGGACACCTGCAAACAGCTCTTCCGCGCTGCCGAAGCTGCCGGTCAAGACAGTTTCTTTGCGTACAAGCTCCAGCTGCTCATTCACCAAGCCGACCCTTATATTCGTTCCTCCAATGTCTACCCCGATGACATACTCGCTCATCCTGCCTGCTCCCCACTGATGTCAAGATACTTCGCTGCCTGCGAATCCAAGTAGAAATCAATATGATCGTAGCCTAGCAGCGCTTGAGCCGGCAGCAGCGCAGCCGGATTGCGGAAGATTTCCCGCACGATCTCGGCTTTGCGTTCGCCGGTAATGACCGTGATAACCCTTCGGCTGCGGATGACTTGGCCAAGGCCGAGCGTAATCCCCTCCGAGAGCACTGTCCGCTCATGAAAATATTTCTGCGCCACTTCCTTCGTCGTCGCCGACAGCTCCACGACGCTGCTGTAGTCCAGCACTGGGCATCCAGGCTCATTCAGCCCGATATGTCCGTTCATGCCCACGCCCATCAAGCTGAACGTAATCGGATACTGTTCGATGTATCGGTCAATTCGTGAGCATTCCTGGGCCAGATCGTCCGCCGTACCGTCGAAGAACTCAATCTGTTCACTCGCAAGCGGAATCAGCGAAAATAAGTCTTGGTTCAGCATCTGATAGCAGCTGCCCTCCGAACTGCACTCGATCCCGACCCATTCATCGAGACTGACGATGCGGAGGTTCTTCAAGCTGCCGCCATGACCGTCGATGCTGCCAGCAAACTGCGCGTAGCTCTTCTGCGGCGTACTGCCGGAAGCCAAGCAGAATACCGGCTGCTCGTCTTCCGCTAGCCGCTGCTGCATTTCCCTTGCGATTTCATGGGCCAGCTCTTCTTCACTGTCAAAAATACGAATCATGCGCCTGCACTCCCTCTTAGGTGGATAACACCTGAATCATTTCCTGCTGCAGGATCAAGCTCGCTGCGCCAACTGCCGTCTGATGCGCGGCGTCGCTTACCGTAATCGTCGGCGTCCATTCGGTATACTGCTGAACATAGGCTGCCGTTCTGCTTTGCACTAGCTCCGGGAATAGCGCAACCGTCTTGCCGCTAATGATGATCCGATCAATGTCTAAGATGCTGATCATATTGGCGATGACAAGTGCGAGATGACGGGAAACGTAATCCGCGCAAGCTTCCCGCTCCCGTTCGTTCGTTAAGTCATACGTGCGAAGCAGCGTCTCAAGCCCCAGCTTGCTCTCGAGCCAACCGACCGAGGACTTCTTCTTCCGGTACTCAGGATCGAAGCACATGTACTCAAGCTCGCCTGCACTTGCATTGTAGCCCCGGTGCAGCTCCTTGTTCAGGATGATACCTGCGCCGACCCCCTCGCCTGCCGAGATAAGAATAAGGTCATTCGGCGCTTCTTCGGTGCTCTCGAGTCCACGGAACTCCGCGATAATCGAAGCGTTCACGTCATTTTCCAGCAGAATCGGCAGCTGTACCCGCTCCTTCAATCTCGCCAGCAAAGGCTCGTACGCGTAATCCTCTTCGAGGTTGTCGTGGGTCATAATCCGAATGGTACGCTTGCGAATATTGATCGCGCCATCGACGCCAATCCCAACGCCGAGAATGACGCTTCCCAGCTTCTCGGCTTTGCCCCGCATCCGTGCCACGATGTCCTCAAACACGCTTTCAAACTGTCCACTATAAAATGGAATCGGCGTGTCGATCGCTTGTTGATCAATAATCTGGCCATATAGATTAACGAGCAGCGCCGTTGTTCGCTTGCCGATCGTTTGAATGCCGATGGTGACGTAGCTGTTCGCATTGAAGCGATAGACGGTACGCTTCCTGCCAAGCCCGCCGGACCCTTCGCGACTCTCGCCCGTAGCAGTCAGCAGGCCGATCTGTTCGAAGAAGCCGACAATCTTGCTGACCGTTACGAAGCTCATCGCGGTTTTCTCCGTGATTTCAACCTTAGCCAGCTCCGGGTACTGCAGCAGAATATCGAAGATGATTTTGCGGTTCTCATCCTTAATGTTATTGGGGAGAAATGACTTCACTGAAGTCCCCCCTTTCTTTATTTAAGTTTATTATTTAATAAAGTTTAATAATTATCTAAAAATGAACCGGGCACAGACGGCCCGTTCATTCTCATCATATCCAAAGGCAGCTAGCGCTGTCAATGTTAATGTTAAAAGGAGCAGCGGCTATCGCCGTCATTCCTCAAAAAGCGACGTATCAAGCTGCTTCATATATGGAGCTGCATCTCCTACCGCATACAGCCGCAGACGGTGCATCGCTCGCGTGCAGACGGTATAGAAGAGCTTGCGCTCGCTCTCCCTGCTATAGGTTTGAGCGGAAGCGTCATAGACCAACACCGCATCGAATTCGACGCCCTTCGCGAGATACGCCGGAATGACCGCAACGCCTTTCTCGAAGGTGAGCGTCTCCTTCGTAATGAGACGCAGCTCTTCGCCGCCTTCCGCCGATAGCGCGTCATATGCAGCACGAGCCTCCGCCGCCGTCTTCGTAATGACGGCAATAGAGTCGAAGCCTTCGGCTCGCAGCGAAGCCAGGTCGCTGGTGATACGCGCTGCCCGCTCCCCGCTGTTGCTGAGCCGCACGAGCTGCGGCTTGCCGCCGTAGCGCTCGAACGGCACAATATCCGTGCCATCCGGCAGCATCGCCTTGGTAAACTCCACGATCTCCTTCGTGGAGCGATAGCTGCGAACGAGACGAATCAGCCTCGTTTCGTCCGGACCATAGATGCGCGCAAGCGGCGAATCCGCCTCGTGCAGAATCGTCGATTGCACGAAGATCGCCTGGCCGAAGTCGCCGAGCACCGTCATTCGCGCGCGAGGAAACAGCCGCTTCAGGAAAGCATATTGGAACGGCGAATAATCCTGGCCTTCATCGACGAAGACATGCCGCACATCCGTATTCATCCGCACGCCTTCCACCAGCTCTTTGAGATACAGGAATGGCGTCGCATCTTCATAGAGCAGCTCGGAGCCGCTCAGCTTCGCTCTCGTCTGCGCACAGATTTCCGCCCACTTCTCGGGCAGCCCCGCTTCGTCAGTACCAGTCATCTCCGCATACTTGCTGGCGTTCTCACTGAACATTTGCCCGTACAGCCGTGCGAAGTCTATGAACTTATATCGTCTCGCATCACGGCGCAGAGGCGCGAAGCTCTCCTTCACAATCATTCGGCGGAGATGCTCCTCCTCCTGATCGGCAATATCATACGCATCTCCCTCGCCTTGCTCCGTGCCCTGGAAGTCTTCGTACTGGTCGATATACGACTGTGCGAAATCAAACACCGCTTCATTGCGCTCGTATTTCTTCAGCACCGCTTTATGGGCCTCTTCATACTGCTCGTTGTCGAGGTAGTCGAGCTCATCCTTCACCCACTCGGCTTTTCGCTCCTTGCGTTCAATGGAGGCCAGCTGCTGCTGCAGCCAATCCCGCAGCAGCAAAGCGCGATTCGCAAGCTTGATCGAGCTGTCATAGCTGTAGAACTGCTCCGCCATCTGCTCCGCAGTAATAATCTCGCGTTCTCTGAACCAGATGCCGCTGAACAGCATGCCCTCTTGGCAGAGCCAGTCTGCATAATGCTGCAGCGCGTGAAGGAACGACTCCGACGCCTTATACCGAATGCCCTGAAGTCTCGCTTCATAAGCCGAATCGCTGTCACCAGCCGCGCTCAGCACATATTCAATCTGATCAAAAGGATCTTCAAGCCGCATCTGATTACCAAGCCAGTAGGCTAAATACTCTTGGAACGTCGTCTGCTGCATATTCTCTTCGCCCAGCTCAGGGAGTACCGTCGAGACATAGCTGTTAAACATCGGGTTCGGCGAGAACAAGACGATCTGGTCCGCCCGCAGCCGGCCGCGGTGCTTATAGAGCAAGTAAGCCGCCCGCTGCAAAGCCGCGGACGTCTTGCCGCTGCCAGCTGCGCCTTGCACGATAAGCATGCGACTCTTGTCGTCGCGGATAATCGCGTTCTGCTCCTTCTGAATCGTCGCGACGATGCTCTTCATCTGCGCATCCGCGCCTCTGCCTAGCGCCTGCTGCAGCAGCTCGTCGCCGATCGTGACGCTCGTGTCGAACACACTGCGCAGCTCGCCGCTTTTAATTTGATACTGCCGCTTCAGCAGCATCGTTCCTTCGATGACTCCGCCAGGCGTCGCATATGCGGCCGAGCCCGGGGAATGATCGTAGTACATACTTGCTATAGGCGTACGCCAGTCATACACAAGGAAACCAAGTCCATCCTCATCGACAAGCGAGGATACACCAATATAAATTTGCTCGCTCTCAGGGGAACCTTTCTCTTCGTAATCAATGCGTCCGAAGTACGGCGACGGCAGCATTCGCTTCATATTGTTATACCGTTGAAGCCGCTGCTTGTGGCTTCGTTCCCGTTCGGAGAGCAACGCTTCCTGCTGCCTGATGCTGTATAACGTTTCTTCGAAATCGTCAAAGGTGCTGGTGTTCACCGTTACATCTTCCCAGAACTTCTTGGCAAAGTCCGTCACCTGATTGCGCAGCCCTGATACCTCTGGCGCAAGCTCCTCGATCTTCGTCCGCAGCGTCTCTGTTACCTGCTTTAGACGCGCCTGTTCCTGCTTCCAATCGTTCTCGCTTATCATTCACGGACACGCTCCTTCATAAAGTTTTGACAGCCCCCGCAGCACCTGTTGACAACGGGCGAACTATCATGGTATTATTAGAGTATAGATAAGATGTTCTTACTCTGTATGATAAAAATATATTATGACAGGTTTACCTAGCATAGCATACGACAGCTTGCTTTGTAAATCATTTATAAACATAACAAAACCGGCAGATTCTGCCGGTTTTTCTTATTGTTATCGCTTGTTTTTGTTCGTTACCGCTTATCGCCTATAAGAGACTTGCTTTTAGCTTATGCAGTCTGCCTAAGGAATTATTCTGCTGGCTGCTCCTGCTTCAATTCCGCCGCCGGCTGCTGCTTCAATGCTGCCAACGATGCTTCAATCTCCGCTGTCAGCGTCGGATCGAGATACTGCGGCGCAGACCGCTTAGCCGGCGAGTTGAAATGATTCAGTGCCTCCAGCTCCGCCTCAACCATCAGCACCTTCTCCTCCGCGCGAGCGAAGCCTCTGACGATGCCGTCCGTCTGGAACGATACGACGCTCTGGTTCAACTCCTTGAGCGAGCTTGCCACATTAACCCGGGATTCGAGCAGCAGCCGGCGATGATTGTACTCCTCTGATTGCACGAGCAGCTGAGCGATACGCTCCTCCAGCACTCTCGTTTGTTCCTGAATCGTTACATACTGCTCGCGGTATACGGCCAGCTTCTTCTCCTGCAGCAGCTTCTCCTGCAGCGCCAGCTTCGCGATCTGGTCCTCGCCTTGATCCACTGCAAGCCGCGCTTGACGATCCCGCTTCTCGACTGCCGTCTCGGCATTCGCGATAAGCACCGCCTGCCGTTTCTCAATAAACAACTGGTGCGCAAGTGCCCGCTGCCCTTTCTCAAGCTCAACGCTGAATTCCCGCATATATTGATTCACCATATGGAGAGGCTTCTCGCACTTATCGATCAGCCCGTTCGTTTCCGCTAGAAACACATCTTTGACACGTTTGAAGATACCCATATTACTTCGACTCCTTTGATTGATTTTGCTGCATTTCCCATTGGTCCAGGAAGTCAGATGCGCTAGGAATGCCAGCAAGCACGTTAGCTCCCTCCGCAGCTCTCGACCGTTTGCCTCGGCGCAAGAGCAGGAAGCACAATCCGACAATCAGAATGATTCCGCCTACTGCTACGCCAGGCCCAATTCCATGCTCGTGATCCCGCTCGAAGCGGATCTTGCCGCCCTTGATGCCCATCATCTGTACAGGCCCGTCCTCACCACGGAGTGCTGCCTCTGGCGGCGCTGGCACAGCTGCGTCCTTACCGTCTCTTATCTCAACCTTCATGTCACCCGCAGGTCTGCCATGAAACTCCTGACTCACTCTCACAGCTTTCGATACCTCATGTCCGTGCTCACCGGCCGCTAAGCTTAAGCCAGCCCCGACAGCCACGATGATAACCGATACGAGCAGCGCTTTTTTCACCCAAGGTCTAATGCGTCTCACGCTTTAATCATCCTTTCATAACAAGGGTTCTTGTCTCTACAGTACCTAGTATATCGAGCAATAGTAAAAGTACGGTAAAAGATAAAAAAGCCCCTTCTCTTCATCTTCCCAAGAGAAAAGGCCGCCTGCCAGCAATGCTATACGGGAAACTCGACCGAAAATGTACTTCCTTTACCCGGCTCGCTCTCCAGAACAACCGATGCTCGGTGGGCGATGGCAATCTGCTTGGCAATCGCAAGCCCAAGCCCCGCGCTGCCCTCCTCACGGGAACGGTGCTTCTCGACCCGATAGAACCGATCGAAGATACGCGGCTGATCGGCTTCGGCAATGCCAATGCCACTGTCGCGGACAATGATCCTCCACTGCCTCGGATTAGGATCAAGCCCCACATCGACCTTGCCGCCCTCAGGCGTGTACTTGATCGCATTATCCAACAGGATATAAACCAGCTGCTTCAACCGCTCAGGATCGCCTTTCACAGTCAGCGTCTTCGGCAGCATCGTCCGCAGCGTAATCGCCTTCTTCTGAGCAACACCTTCGAAAGCCTGCACCCACCCGCGAAGCTTCGGCACGATGTCGAAGGTACTCATCTCAAATTCATCCGAGCCTATGTCGGACCGGGCAAGCAATAGCAAATGCTGCACCATTCGGCTCATCCGTCCGATCTCTTCCTTCATATCCGACACGACTTCCTTCGAATACGGAGTAATGGTTTCCCCGTTCTCCAGCTCAATAACATCGAGAGAAGTATTCATAATACTGAGCGGCGTCCTCAGCTCATGAGAAGCGTCCGCCAGAAACTGCTGCTGCTGTCTGAACGTTTGCTGAATCGGAATCATCGCCTTTTTGGACATCGAAGAGCTCAGCTTTATTGCAACAATAATAAAAACAATAAGAATAACGCTGAATACGATGAGCAGCGTACGGAGGATACTCCAGTAAAAGGTGACGTCCTTCGCTGCATAGATCGTCGCGACCCCTTCGGTCGTCATGATGGAATGCGCACCGACGAAGAGTACCCTGCTCTCCGAGATGAGCATGACATTTCCTTGCAGCTTATGAATTTCGGGGAGCCAGCGCAATCGGAACTCGTCCCCATCCGTCTGCCAGTCTCGGATCAGCTTTAAGCTGTATTCGCTAAGCTCTGGAATCGCATCGCTTTGCGCGAGCACTTTGCCCTGGTTGTCCAGCACATAGAAGAAGTACAAGTCGTCTTTGCGGTTATTCTCCAACTT
This window harbors:
- a CDS encoding PspA/IM30 family protein translates to MGIFKRVKDVFLAETNGLIDKCEKPLHMVNQYMREFSVELEKGQRALAHQLFIEKRQAVLIANAETAVEKRDRQARLAVDQGEDQIAKLALQEKLLQEKKLAVYREQYVTIQEQTRVLEERIAQLLVQSEEYNHRRLLLESRVNVASSLKELNQSVVSFQTDGIVRGFARAEEKVLMVEAELEALNHFNSPAKRSAPQYLDPTLTAEIEASLAALKQQPAAELKQEQPAE
- a CDS encoding ROK family protein; its protein translation is MKSFLPNNIKDENRKIIFDILLQYPELAKVEITEKTAMSFVTVSKIVGFFEQIGLLTATGESREGSGGLGRKRTVYRFNANSYVTIGIQTIGKRTTALLVNLYGQIIDQQAIDTPIPFYSGQFESVFEDIVARMRGKAEKLGSVILGVGIGVDGAINIRKRTIRIMTHDNLEEDYAYEPLLARLKERVQLPILLENDVNASIIAEFRGLESTEEAPNDLILISAGEGVGAGIILNKELHRGYNASAGELEYMCFDPEYRKKKSSVGWLESKLGLETLLRTYDLTNEREREACADYVSRHLALVIANMISILDIDRIIISGKTVALFPELVQSRTAAYVQQYTEWTPTITVSDAAHQTAVGAASLILQQEMIQVLST
- a CDS encoding family 4 glycosyl hydrolase, whose protein sequence is MTKQMKIALIGAGSVSFALGALNDIVLSERLKSNVDLDIALMDISADNVARTYKYAREMFDSFEHPAKIWHTTNLEEALTNADFAIVAIEVNRYHYWSQDFHVPRRYGSKQIYGENGGPGSMFHTLRNLGPMLEIARMMEKVCPNAWFLNYTNPEAKLVEAISKLTTIKIVGLCHGLDMGVDQVSQFLEMKKEEIGFEAGGLNHFGFFTKIWDKATGKDLYPLFNEKERKANRLAEWDHIGLSRTMYQIYGMYPYPGTNHCGEYVSYASDFYAGLSLQYRYDPMREQLWKEGSRTPDFVYCAGGHSLDKGLFDQVNTQESWTEEAYKFSKEKVCPSQEYAIPIIEAIYFDDEIEINSANLPNKGAIKGLPDDMVVETQAVVNGQGIELKPMSIELPTAVIGTIHIQGMIHKLLLEAYLEKSKTKLLQAILLDPQAPTYYQACAMIDEMCELQKGILPELAWK
- a CDS encoding 6-phosphogluconolactonase — protein: MIRIFDSEEELAHEIAREMQQRLAEDEQPVFCLASGSTPQKSYAQFAGSIDGHGGSLKNLRIVSLDEWVGIECSSEGSCYQMLNQDLFSLIPLASEQIEFFDGTADDLAQECSRIDRYIEQYPITFSLMGVGMNGHIGLNEPGCPVLDYSSVVELSATTKEVAQKYFHERTVLSEGITLGLGQVIRSRRVITVITGERKAEIVREIFRNPAALLPAQALLGYDHIDFYLDSQAAKYLDISGEQAG
- the helD gene encoding RNA polymerase recycling motor HelD; this translates as MISENDWKQEQARLKQVTETLRTKIEELAPEVSGLRNQVTDFAKKFWEDVTVNTSTFDDFEETLYSIRQQEALLSERERSHKQRLQRYNNMKRMLPSPYFGRIDYEEKGSPESEQIYIGVSSLVDEDGLGFLVYDWRTPIASMYYDHSPGSAAYATPGGVIEGTMLLKRQYQIKSGELRSVFDTSVTIGDELLQQALGRGADAQMKSIVATIQKEQNAIIRDDKSRMLIVQGAAGSGKTSAALQRAAYLLYKHRGRLRADQIVLFSPNPMFNSYVSTVLPELGEENMQQTTFQEYLAYWLGNQMRLEDPFDQIEYVLSAAGDSDSAYEARLQGIRYKASESFLHALQHYADWLCQEGMLFSGIWFREREIITAEQMAEQFYSYDSSIKLANRALLLRDWLQQQLASIERKERKAEWVKDELDYLDNEQYEEAHKAVLKKYERNEAVFDFAQSYIDQYEDFQGTEQGEGDAYDIADQEEEHLRRMIVKESFAPLRRDARRYKFIDFARLYGQMFSENASKYAEMTGTDEAGLPEKWAEICAQTRAKLSGSELLYEDATPFLYLKELVEGVRMNTDVRHVFVDEGQDYSPFQYAFLKRLFPRARMTVLGDFGQAIFVQSTILHEADSPLARIYGPDETRLIRLVRSYRSTKEIVEFTKAMLPDGTDIVPFERYGGKPQLVRLSNSGERAARITSDLASLRAEGFDSIAVITKTAAEARAAYDALSAEGGEELRLITKETLTFEKGVAVIPAYLAKGVEFDAVLVYDASAQTYSRESERKLFYTVCTRAMHRLRLYAVGDAAPYMKQLDTSLFEE
- a CDS encoding ROK family protein, giving the protein MSEYVIGVDIGGTNIRVGLVNEQLELVRKETVLTGSFGSAEELFAGVRHLVGIVDSERKASKIGMAVPVPWREGTEFIVDAGNVPCLEGVPVDEVRSYFPEHELYLDNDVNVIALLEGERGASQGSVLSMYITVSTGIGSGIVVRGEVIHGANGYAGEIGSMIVSDRDKGHDSLYAGTLESLCSGTALEIESKKLYGSDATAKTLFDKYLSKDKQAEEVIAQWVEYFSRGIASLMQTLDPGMFVIGGSVIEHNPWLIERVVESTQGKVFENLRGRIRVAAPIFGSDAGVIGAAYIASKRSR
- a CDS encoding sensor histidine kinase; this encodes MKWTLKKGKKRDLFLYTQRKLTVTYTWLIILFLVLFSIIVSVFFIIMAYQEQSNSLRTTMNATEAGNVVIPKLENNRKDDLYFFYVLDNQGKVLAQSDAIPELSEYSLKLIRDWQTDGDEFRLRWLPEIHKLQGNVMLISESRVLFVGAHSIMTTEGVATIYAAKDVTFYWSILRTLLIVFSVILIVFIIVAIKLSSSMSKKAMIPIQQTFRQQQQFLADASHELRTPLSIMNTSLDVIELENGETITPYSKEVVSDMKEEIGRMSRMVQHLLLLARSDIGSDEFEMSTFDIVPKLRGWVQAFEGVAQKKAITLRTMLPKTLTVKGDPERLKQLVYILLDNAIKYTPEGGKVDVGLDPNPRQWRIIVRDSGIGIAEADQPRIFDRFYRVEKHRSREEGSAGLGLAIAKQIAIAHRASVVLESEPGKGSTFSVEFPV